Part of the Candidatus Neomarinimicrobiota bacterium genome is shown below.
TCGGCATCGGAACGACGAGTCCTGACAACATTCTCACCGTAGTCCAAAACTCATCTACAGACCCAATCGCGGACGCGTGGACGACCTACAGTTCCAGGCGATGGAAAACCAACATTGAGCCCATTGAGGGAGCCCTGGACAAAGTCCAGCATCTGCGCGGGGTCTCTTTTGATTGGAAAGCAGACGGTAAGCATGACATTGGACTCATTGCGGAGGAGGTAGGTGAGGTAATACCGGAAGTTGTAGCATATGAGGCAAACGGTATCGACGCCAAGTCTGTGGACTATGCTCGTCTGGTTGCGGTTTTAATTGAAGGAATGAAGGAACAACAAGAAGAAATTGAGGATTTGAAAGTAGCCGTTACGGCCATGGAATCCCAATATGAATTGGCGCTTAAAGAGTAGCGGCAGAAACCAAATAGGTTAGCTATGAGTTTGTCGATTCAAGAAAGAGGGGTGAGTCCTCCCTGAATAATTTTGAGAATTGAGGATTAAGATGTTGAGTGCGAGAGTCAATAAGAGTAAGTGAGAGGTAGAAATGGGCGTTAGAAAAACTTTTGTAGAAATCTTACTCTGGGGAACAATTTTGGTGTGGTCTATTCCGCACTCAGTAACGGCCACGGGGATCACAGTCCCCAGCGGTGCAACGTTCACCATGAGCAGCGGCAGCATCTTCACGCTACCGGGAAATTGGAATAATGACGGTATATTCGTTCATGGAGATGGTACCGTCATTTTTGACGGCGCCATTGACCAAAGCATCAGCAATCCTTCCGGCGAAACTTTTTACACGCTAAAGGTTGAGAAGTCAACTGGTGATTTGAGACTAAATAACAATGTCACCGTGGTCGAGTCACTGGTTCTTACAACTGGAGACTTGGACTTGAACGGGAACACTATCGCCTTAGGTACGAATGCCACACTCCATGAGTCACCCGGCAACACCGTGAAGGGAACTTCTGGCAGTATAACAACAACCCGGGCACTCGACAATATTAGCTCTGAGAACGTGGGTGGTCTGGGAGCGTCGATTACTACGACAGAGGATATGGGAAGTACGGTCATCGATCGAGGGCATGGAGTTCAGACTTTGGATGATGCTTACGGAATTGAGCGCTATTATGACATCACCCCAACCAACAACTCAGGACTGAATGCAACCTTGGTCCTCAACTACGATGATTCAGAACTGAACAGTGTCTCAGAATCCTCTCTATCTCTTTACCGTTCCACGGATGAAGGAGCAACCTGGTCACTGGAAGGGGGTATTGTTAACACCACGGACAATACAGTTACCCTTTCCGATATTAACTCCTTTTCCCGGTGGACGGCTGGTAGCGAAACGCTTCTTGAACTTCCAAATCTTAAAGTTTTCTCCTATTCCAGCCCTCAAGTTGCACTTGTAGGGGAAGCAATAGGAGACCTCATAGAACTTCATATTCAAAATGATGGTGTAGCGGATGCAGATTCATTTAATGTTGGTTTCTACATTTCTGACGATGGCGCCATTACAACTGATGATGTTCTCCTTACAGGTGGGCGGGTATTTGTCAATCTTGTGGCCTCTGGTGAGACGGTTGAGGTTTCCCTCTACTCAGGAGCCTCTGTGCCTGAAGATTTAGACCCGGGGAATTATTTCTTGGGGTCGCTGGTTGATGAATTGAATGTGGTTGACGAATCTGACGAAGAAGACAACTTTGTGTCCCTGCCGATAACCATTGATATTGCTACTGCTGTTGATAGTGACAGGAACGAAATTCCTGAACACTTTCATCTTGGCCGGAACTACCCTAACCCCTTCAATCCGGTCACAGCCTTTCGCTATGATCTGCCGGAGGGAAGCGAAGTAACGTTGACCATTTACGACATCCTCGGCAGGCAAGTCAGGATTCTAATTCAGGGTATGGAAGAAC
Proteins encoded:
- a CDS encoding T9SS type A sorting domain-containing protein → MGVRKTFVEILLWGTILVWSIPHSVTATGITVPSGATFTMSSGSIFTLPGNWNNDGIFVHGDGTVIFDGAIDQSISNPSGETFYTLKVEKSTGDLRLNNNVTVVESLVLTTGDLDLNGNTIALGTNATLHESPGNTVKGTSGSITTTRALDNISSENVGGLGASITTTEDMGSTVIDRGHGVQTLDDAYGIERYYDITPTNNSGLNATLVLNYDDSELNSVSESSLSLYRSTDEGATWSLEGGIVNTTDNTVTLSDINSFSRWTAGSETLLELPNLKVFSYSSPQVALVGEAIGDLIELHIQNDGVADADSFNVGFYISDDGAITTDDVLLTGGRVFVNLVASGETVEVSLYSGASVPEDLDPGNYFLGSLVDELNVVDESDEEDNFVSLPITIDIATAVDSDRNEIPEHFHLGRNYPNPFNPVTAFRYDLPEGSEVTLTIYDILGRQVRILIQGMEEPGYKSVVWDGTDDFGDPVSAGVYLYRIQAGDFTQTRKMILLR